The genomic window TAAACCAACTTCACAGATTGTTCCAATTTGATTGACTTATAAACACATTCTACAGAGAGCACCAAATACTGTGCTAAATCCAAAATAAATTTGACCCTATTTAAAGTTACATATTACCTTACAAAGCGGAGCTGATTTGACTATTGTTTGattctatttcattttaacCATCTCGTCACACTATTTTCAAACTTGGTTTCAATAGGATCATAATAGACAAACATCCTAAAACTTCTAAACCCTCACGGTCACTACATATGTCAGTGCTTGTAcgcttcacattggtcattagtctgatgaatATGACAGTGTGGTCATCGAAAAGTCACAGTCTTAAATATCATATCGGTTGTGTTACATAACTCCTATCATAATACATACCTTATAATGATAAGATTTCTAAGGATTGCCAGGTtggaaaaaaaagatttaaaaaaaaaaaaaagttctttgTTTTCCATAgccagcttcctgagaaacacaaatcGCTATGGGTAGAGTGCCTCACCATGCATCTTAGATATTCACCTCTGGTTATGTAGGTCAGCGTTCTGACCAAATCAGCTATTGCAACTCCCTCCTGTGGTTATGGATCAAGCTCTTAACAGATTTCTCAGAGTGGACTAGTTACTCTTTTGAAAAGGAGTACATTTCTAAGTCAGTATATGTTAGACCTCAAAGGACTAAGCTAAGAGTAAGATATACCTGAGGTTTATCTATCACAGGTAAAATGGGGTCAACAAGAGTGACTCTGCTGTCAACTTTCAcataaaatctataaaaataCTCAATTTGTACTCACATTTATCATTCAGTTCCTGAAGTGATGTACTTATGTCTTGTGCCAAATTCTTCATCTCTGAGTATTTGGCAATTGTGATTTTATTCATGTTTTCCAGCAATTTGTAATCCTCAATTGTTCCTGAAAATAACAAACACaaagaaatgattttaaaaaaatatgatataaaatgaaTGATGACccattttaaaattgatgatattactggtacatgtcACTCTGACAACTGATCATGATGGAGCATGTTACTTCGGCTCAGGAGGTAGAGACATTGGACTATCCTGCTGGAGTCTCAGATTCGATTCCTATCAGAATGATCAGTAGGAATGTATTTTTCCCTGTTTTTGTCACATGTGTATAGGTCCATGTGATGCCACTATCATTTCTTATTCATGAccataaaaaaatcaataaatccAATCTTTATAAAATTAATGACTAGAATTGGTTTACCCTCCATTTCTCCTCTTAAGTATTCTGCCGTTTTCTGGAAAGTCTCTCTGCAAAGCTGAACAACATCTGGAGGTGGAGGTTCTTTAGCTTCTGTAGCGGTCTCAATCACTGGGTCCTCGCCATCATTTGAAGCTAGAACACACATACCCAAACACAAGATATTGTACACTTTATTTATACGAAGAGGTACGGCTTCGGCAGATCAAGACCTTTGAGAGTAtaatatgtttttgactccccaaaatcATATTTGACTCTTGGGAATGAATAGATATAGGTCTACTTGACATATATGGCTTGACCCTTATATTAGATT from Pecten maximus chromosome 1, xPecMax1.1, whole genome shotgun sequence includes these protein-coding regions:
- the LOC117337469 gene encoding biogenesis of lysosome-related organelles complex 1 subunit 2-like; translation: MAERGGDSGAAKSSNDGEDPVIETATEAKEPPPPDVVQLCRETFQKTAEYLRGEMEGTIEDYKLLENMNKITIAKYSEMKNLAQDISTSLQELNDKYKTLQPYLEQIDHIEENVSNLEQAAYKLDVYSKRLEAKFRALEKR